The segment AGTTTGGAGGCGGTGAAATTGCCCGGTGAGTTGAGCAATCGCTCTAGGCACTTGCTCTCTCCGATCTCTTGGTAGGCTTGGTTGCCGATCTCAACGGCACGGCTGTCGCACCAGATGATCGAGGGTCTGAGTGGCGCATCGTCCTTGTCGACGAGCACTAGTCCATGCATCTGATACGAGATGCCGATTCCTTTGATCTGTGAGGTATCGATGGAGCTAGACGCCAAGAGCTTTTGGGTGACCTTCTGGATGTTGTCCCACCAGACGAGCGGTTCCTGCTCTGCCCAGCCTGTTTCGTGAGAGATGATCTCCATCTCAACCTCAGGATACTGCGTCAACGCCACGGTCTTGCCACTATCCACTTCTACCAAGGCGGCCTTTACCGAAGAACTACCCAAGTCATATCCTAATAAATACATTGCGTCTATTTAGTCTTTGTAATGATTCCAAGTCATTGATGGGCTTTGCAGCTCATGCCTAACTTGTCAACAAAGTAAGACCTCTTTGTCCCCACAATGTAAAAAGGAGCTACTTCATCCATTCTTCAATTTACTTCAACACTACGTCAGGAAGAGAATAATGGGAGAGAAAAGTATGGCTTTGTGCGCATCAATCATGTCACACTGTGGAGCATGTTTAGGTTTTTGAGGCAATGCGTGATTATTCTGTACATCTTGCAAATATTACAAACACTTCTTTATGCAGTAGGTAGGGCTGATATGTCTTACTATTTTAAGTACTTTACGTTTAGTATATGGCAACTGGAACAGTAGAAAGCAATAAACTTTCAACTTTGCTCTGAGCCAAAGCGTTGTATTTCACTTATATCTTTTCATTTTAAAAGCCAAATTGTTGATTTGGCGGTATTGGTTAATAGCACTGAATTTTGTAAACCACCGAACGCCCTATTTACTATATACCTTGTTGTGCGTTCGACTTTTTCAATGTTGCTTGTCGTGACAAGGTTTACATACCGAGACGAGCCATTTGATTGGTTCTTTTCCGATATTTTTTTTTGCATACCTTTTGTGATGAACCTGTGTCGCACGAGCTCCACAATATACACATTGCCAATTATCTCTTTTAAGAACTACATATCGTTTCCGTTTCCATTCATCTGATTTTAAATATAGATTTCTGTAGTAATCACGTCTTCGTTTACGTTTTATGTTAAAAATCCAATGCTTAAATAGCCAAATAGATAATGTGACAAACAGCAATATTAAAACCTGAATATCCATAAGGCTTATTACTCACAATGCATCGTATCAAATTCTACATGAAGTTGAGTTGTGCCAATATGATCAACTGTAACCCATTTGTAATTTCTTAAAACATAAGAGTTTCCACTATCCAATTCGACCCATTCGTCTATTCCTTTAGCGGCATTTTTTAGGTCGCTTTTTGTGGTTAATCCTATAGGTGCAGTATAACTTCTTCCTTTAACGAGATACTTACATTTATTCGATGATTCAATTTCTTCTAAGTCGGTCTGTGAAATAAATTTTGATTGAGTGAGTTCAGGTAAATTGTTGTTTACTTTCATTGGAGTCATTGAAGTCGCACAAGAGCTCAAAAGCAATAATGTTCCGATTAATAGTCTATTTCTTTCCATTTGATACGTTCATTAATTCAGGTTCCTGCTCATTTTACTGACACACAACAACCAAGTATAATTCACTCTCCAGTTTACCCTATAAAAATACGTGTAAATATACTGATACCAATAGGTTGTTTATATTTGATTTATCCAAGAATACCTCTTTCCGTCCATTGCAACAACCATCTGTCAGACGAATGATGTCCAAGCTGTGAAATATACCAAGATCTTGGTATAGCTAGGAGCAGTTGTCGCTCACAAAACTCACCGACACGGCCTTGTAATAAAAGCAAATAGGCACTGATTTGGGCTTCCACTTTTAGCTGTCTTTAGCTCAGGGTTGAAGTAAGCTTACCTGAAGGTCCATGTTGCGCAAGGTGAGGGTTGATGTTGCGCAAGATGAAGATCCATGTTGCGCAACATGAGAGGCAATGTTGTACAACATGAACCCTGAGCTTGCGCAAGCATCACAAAAGGCGCACATTTAGCCCTTTTCGGCGTATTGCGTGACTACTCTCCTCCATCAACAAAACCATCAATCCGAATCCTCTGCACGGCTTGTCGATGCTTCGTCACAGCGCAGCATGACAAGGAAGCCATTCCTAAACCTACCACCAGAGACAAGAAATAATGGCTTGCTTCCCTCTCAAGACTGTACCTTATCCATCGGGCAAACGAGTACACAAATGCGCTCCTCTAAGCTTATTTGAAAACGGACAGACAAACGACTGCTGAAAATCTCAGTTTTGCATCCCAAAACATGAGGCTTATGCTCCCTTTCCTTCAGAGAAATCAACACATTTTCTTTGTCCAATAAAAGCAGACCTACTTTGATTTGACAATCAATCAAATCTTGTTACATTTGTATCGCACACGATTTAATCGTTCAAACTTAATATTAGTTTCCATGAATTCAACAACATTTTATAACTTCTCAGCAGACAATATCAAAGGACAGTCAATCGATATGAGTACCTACAAGGGCAAACCTGTCTTGGTTGTCAATACAGCTAGCAAATGTGGTTTGACCCCACAGTTTGAAGGCTTAGAAAATTTGTACCAATCCTACAAAGATCAAGGGCTCGTTATTTTGGGATTCCCATGCAATCAATTCGGTCAACAAGAACCTGGAAACGCCAACGAGACCGAAGAATTTTGCCAAATCAACTATGGTGTGAGCTTTCCTATGTTTGCCAAAGTAGAGGTAAACGGCGAGTCTGCGCATCCGATTTTCAAATACTTGAAATCCAACTTGGGCAGCATATTTGGTAGCAAAATCAAATGGAACTTCACCAAATTCCTGATCGATCAAAATGGGAAACCCGTCAAACGCTTTGCCCCCATCACCAAGCCAGAGAAGATAGCATCAGCCATCAAAAAACTACTCTAACATGAGAAATCAAAATGATATATTGTGGTTGGAAAACCAACTCTGCTTTCCATTGTATGCTGCATCACGACTGACCACCAAGCTCTATGGCCCCTTGCTCAAAACCCTGGATGTGACCTATCCCCAGTATCTCGTATTGCTGGTTCTTTGGGAGCAGAACCACCAAAGCGTCAGTGCGATCAGCAAACTCTTGTACCTAGAATCCAATACGCTCACCCCCCTGCTCAAGAGGTTGGAGCAAAAGAAGTTGATCACTAGAGAACGCTCTGAAGCAGACGAAAGGACTGTGATCATTTCTTTAACAAACTATGGTACAGCACTAAAAAAAGAAGCCCTTTGTATCCCAAGTCAATTGATGGCCAACTTACAAGATCATACTACCACTGAAAAAGAAATCAAAGAATTTAGCAATACACTTTTGAAATTACTTACCGTTTTGGATCAAAAAACGAGTAAACTTACAATATAGGACTTTCAACCGTCGTGATGTGATATCTCACTATCAACATATTTTCTTTTGCTCCACAACTATTTCCGTCTTCTTCGTGTCTATAATTTGAAACCAATAAAAGTTGATGCATATGAAAGTAAATCCTCACCTACTAGTTATTCTACTTGCAGTTGGACTATTGACTGCATGTAGCACAGAAGATGTAACAAAAGAAAATCGCTTACCTGATTCTCAAGAAGAACAGCAAGCATACTTGGAAGAACAACTGGCGGCAATCACCCAATTGGCCGAAAGTGTGACTTGCCAGGACGCAGATCAGTGGAGTTTCACTTCTCTTGGCTCAAAAGCATGTGGTGGTCCGAGTAATTATATCGCTTACTCCCATAGCATCGATGTCTCCGATTTCTTGCTTAAAGTAGAATCCTACACGACTGCCACTGCTGCATACAATAGTAAGTGGAGTATCGTCTCTGACTGTGCAGTCACTCCAGCACCTTCCAGTGTTATTTGCGTATCTGGTAAAGCTGTCCTAGTTTTTTAACCTTGTGCAGGATATACAGTCTACGAAGCAGAACCGAATCACTATCCAATCGACTATGAGAAAACACAAAACACATTTGTCATGAACACAACCGATACTCACAATCAACGCATGGCTTCCATGACCTTTGCCTCCGTCTACCCGCATTATCTTACCAAAGTGGAAAAGAAAGGCAGAACCAAAGAAGAACTCGATCAGGTCATCGAATGGTTGACAGGCTTTCATCTCCAAAAAATAAATGAGCTGATACAAGAGAAAGTGACATTTGAAACCTTTTTTCAGCAAGCCACTCTCCACCCCAATGCACATCTGATCACTGGTATGATCTGTGGATACCGCATCGAAGAAATCGAGAATCCGTTGACACAAAAGGTGCGGTACCTAGACAAGCTGGTAGACGAACTGGCCAAAGGTAGAAAAATGGAGAAAATCTTGCGTGGTTTATAAGGAGTAACCTCTCTCTTTGGTACTCTATGCAAATTGTTATAGTTTTCCGAATCAAGAAGCGGATACCCAAGCATGAAGACCAATACATTTTATTCCAGTGGCCTACTCCTCATTCTCCTAGTCGTGTTCAGTGGTTTTTTCTCTATGAAGAAAAAACCTGTCAGCATTTATCTTATTGGAGACTCTACGATGGCAGACTATACGGACAATTATGATGAAGGCAAAGATTACTACAAAACCCGTTACCCTATCACAGGCTGGGGACAGGTATTTCAAGAGCAGTTTGACGGATGCGACCTGAGCTCATTTCAAGCGCTGTTTAAGGCTGATTCGGTGATCGTCAAAGATCATGCAAGAGGTGGGCGGAGTACACGCACATTTTTTCAAGAAGCGAGATGGCGCAAGGTATATGATCAACTGGAAAAAGGAGATTTGGTACTCATCCAGTTTGGTCACAATGATGCTGCCCAAGGCAAAACAGAGCGCTACGTTGATATCCAAGGTTACCAAGAATTCTTGCGACTCTACGTTTCACAAACCAGGGCCAAGGGAGCCATTCCGATCATTTTGACACCCGTATGTCGAAACTATCCTTGGGAAATGGGACATCTGCAAAATGTGCATGGTGAGTATCCACAAGCAGCCAAGGATATTGCCCTAGAGATGAACACCCACTTGATTGATTTGAACCAGTTATCAATGGACGCCTTTAGCAAAAAAGGAGAGCCATACGTCACCACAAACTATTTCTTGAATCTAGCCGCAGGTCAATACGAAGCGTATCCAGATGGCAAATCTGACAACACGCATTTCCAACCAGAGGGAGCCAAAGCTGTGGCGACACTGGTGTTTGAAGCTTTGAAAACTCTCCGATGAACCTGAGTTCTTTATCGTCAGATTACTATATGGGAAAGAAAGAAGGTTTTAGGTCTTCATTTTGAGACTTAAAATCTCATTCATCAACTATCGTGAATCAATCCCAACTAGCTTTTAGATCAAACACCTGATCACCTTTGGCCATAGAGCTTACAATTTCCACCTTCATATTGACACAACCACAAATTTCCCCTGCCTTTTCGATCCATCCTGCAATACGGTGCTCGATCAGTTCACTATTGACAGGCAGTTTGGTACATCTGACCAAAATCCCTTTGCTCGAACTTTCTTCTATTTTAAGTTCACTCGGGTTGTAAAAAGTAGTCAAGATTCTCGGTGCTCTCTTCAGGATAAAGGTTGGTGTACTCACCATCACAAAGACTTTATAAATCCCTGTCAACCCAGTCTCCGCACTGTATCTACCTATCTCCCAAGAACCCCTCAGTGGATCAGAATATATCAAACCACATAAAACTTCCAATGGTTTGAGAAGCGCATCCTCTATATTGTACCATGCTGTGTTAGACAAATTTTCCAGAAGAGCGGAGGATTGTTGAGGCAATTTTGACAACCATTCATTGTACTTTTCCTTATGTTTCTGTGACGCATAATCATGAATTCCCCGCAACATTATCCCTCTTACTTCCATCTAACTATAGTGTCATTTGTTCTTTAATGGGCGCAATTTGCACAAAAAAACACAAAAATTAAACCACAGATCGATGGCAGTGAACTATAAAAACTGTACCTGTAATTATGAAGAGAGCTATTATCGTATGTTACACCCAAGTATCTGACCACCTAAGGGATCAGCAATAAAGAAATCTCAAAATAGTCTAAAGTAATAGATACAAAACATAATAAATTCGTGTCAAGTCACGGCTATTTTCCGCACGATGCGTGAGAACAAACTTGGGAAGAAACGCTTGACATAGATACCCATCACTTCTTTGAATCCACCGATGTACACCTCTTCCTTTTCAGCCGCAATTGCTTTCGTTGCGATCTTGCAGAATTGCGCTACTGATAGACCGTTGGCCTGTGCATTGTCTAGCTTTTGTTGCTGTGATCCATCTCCCATCAGGGCATTGTAGGAGATATTGGTATGTACATATCCAGGACACAACAGAGTCACCTTCACATTGTCTTGGTGATGCTCTGCACGCATGGCATCATAGAATCCATGCAAGGCATGTTTGGATGCAGAATACCCTGACCTAAATGGCGTACTGATGATCCCCACTGCACTGGTCACAACCACATGCAGTCCAGATTGTCTCTTTACCATCTTTGGCAATACTGCCCTAGATAGATGAATCGCTCCAAAATAGTTGACCTCCATGATCTTGCGCTGTACATCCATTGAGGTCTTGAGCACTGTGTCCCGTTGGCTGATTCCACCACTTTGTACCAGTATGTCAATATGCCCTACTCTATTTTCTACTTCCTGTACACAACTATCGATTTGTGCAGGATTGGCGAGATCCAAGGGAGCAATTTCTATGCTTGCTTTCTTTCCTTCATTGTGCTTTTTCACTCTTTCCAACTCCTCCACTCTGCGAGACGACAGGATCAGCGTGCAATCAATATCACTCAAAAAAGTAGCTAAGCCTTCTCCTAATCCACTAGATGCTCCTACGATCCAAATATTTTTCCCTTCAAAGTATCTCATGCCTTTTCGTATTTTACAAAATCAAAAGAATACTTATGTCTGTCATCTGCAGCGTGATGTTGACGAGACACCTCTACCCAGCTGCTATCCAACTCAGGAAAAAACACTTCCCCTCCTTCTATAACTGCATCGATCTCAGTGAGATAAATTGTGTCTGCTATGTTTATCCCCTGCTTGTAGATCTGTCCACCGCCAATGATAAAAAGCAGTTCCTCTCCTCTTTGCTTCGCAAAATCTACCGTTGCTTCGATGTTTTTAAACAACTCACATCCTGGAGCCTCATAGTCAGATTGGCGGGTCACTACCAAATTTGTTCTGTCTGGCAGAGGACGAAATTTGGGAGGCAATGACTCATAGTTTTTTCTCCCCATCACTACACAATGGTGTTTGGTAGTTTCCATGAAGTACTTCATATCATCTGGCAAATGCCATGGCAAATCGTTATTGATTCCGATCACTCGGTTGGTTGACATGGCAGCTATCATGGCTATTTTCATGGGTATCTATTTTTTGGGATCAAACAAAATTATAACCTCTCAGCAAATCCTGAATCCCCATTCTCTTCTTTCCTTCCATCTGGATTTCAAGTATATCCAAAAAACCATTGCTGGTTTTCACACTCAAACGGTTTTTTCCGTCCGTTTGGATTTGACCTGGGTACAATGATTGATCAATTGCATCGGTGGAGTGTGCCACTTTGTATATTTTGAAATTCTTGTCGTTCCACTGTGTCCATGCAGCAGGGTAAGGAGACAGTCCCCTGACAAAATTCCTGATCTGCTCGGACGGTTGATTCCAGTTGATTTCACAAGTTTCCTTGTGGATTTTGGGGGCAGCTTTTAGTTCCGCAGACTCCATTTGTGGTTTGGTGACAACTTCTCCTTTGACTATCTGCTGTACAGTACTCAGAACCAATTTTGCACCATTGTGCATCAGTCGTTCGTATAGCTCACCTACCGAATCCTCGTCATGGATAGGTTCTTTGATTTGATCAATCACATTGCCTGTATCGATCTCATGCTGAAGGAAAAATGTCGTTGCACCTGTCTCCTTCTCACCATTGATGATCGCCCAATTGATGGGTGCAGCACCACGGTATTGGGGCAACAATGAGGCGTGAAGATTGAAAGTGCCTTTGGGCGGCATATCCCAAACCTGCTCTGGCAACATCCTAAAAGCCACCACGATCTGAAGGTCTGCCCTCAGTGACTTCAACTCTTCGATAAACTCTGCAGATTTCAGGTTGGTAGGTTGTAGGATGCTAAGCCCTACACTCTCTGCATAGTCTTTCACAGGAGTTCCTTGTAGCTTTTTGCCTCTACCTTTGGGTTTGTCTGGAGCCGTGATTACACCCACGACATCAAAACCGTTTTCTACCAATATCTGCAAACTAGGTACGGCAAATTCTGGCGTACCCATAAAAACAATCTTCATATTCAGCGGATTTTATCTCTGTCTCCTCACACGACTACCCAGCGTAATCATAGGATTGGCGATGAACTGAATAATGACCTTGGACCAAGACTTGTGTGTGAACAAATGATCGTAAAAATCTGGAGCCGTCTTTTTCACCTCTGGCAATCTTGTACCTGGTACATTAGGAAAATCATGGTGCTCATTATGATACCCGACATTCAAGGCAAAGATGTTCAATGGACCATAGTAAGAATAAGTCTCCTGCCCTTCTTTGAACACATAGTGTTCCGCAATGAAATGCCCAGCCAATGGATGTAAACTACCTGCAAGAAATATACTGATCAGCAGATAGACTATTGCCCCCGTACCCACAAAGTACCAATATACCGCAATCACAGCCAATTGAAATACCACGTTGATTTTGTGCCACTTTTCGTACTTGATAGGGTGTACAAACATCGGCCTCAGGGCATAAAACAGAATTTGATTGGTGGCCCATAGCAACTTACCTACAAATCCTTGAAATACTTTGCGCTCTCCGTCTGTTGGTAGATCTGTATCATTTTTGACATCCCCTTGCTCCCAATGGTGCTTGAGGTGATAGGTTCTAAATGTCATCGCATAGGGAAACAAAATAGGAATATTGGCAACCAAAGCCAACCAATTATTTGCCACTCGGCTCTTGAAAGCCAAGTCATGACTGATCTCATGGATAGCCAAAAACAAAGTATGACTCACCGACGCGCCTATCAAATAGGCCAAAGGTAGATACCAATACCAAGCCAACTCAGCAATAAATGGAGCACTCACCAATTGAAAAACTACCAGTGCCAAAGTCTTAAACTTCAATCCTTTGTCAATCCCAAATAGATCACGTACTTGTGGGTATTTGGCAAGAATCTCCTTTCTTCTGTTAAAATGAGGCTCTCTTTCGTCTGACCAGTAAAAACCGTTTTTCTTTTCCAAAATGTCTACTATTAATTAAGCCACAAAGATAGTCGGGAAATGGGAGCTAGGAAAATCGAAGGATGCAATTCTTGTCAGGGGACAGGATCATATCCACTCCCTCCCCATGGGTGACACTTTCCGATCCTTGTGAAGCCCAATTTCATGCCCTTCCATACACCGTGCTTCATGATTGCTTCCTTCATGTACTGCGAGCAGGTGGGAGAATACCTACACGAAGAGGGGAATAGAGGTGAAATACTGTATTGATAGATCAGTATAGGAATAATGGCTACCTTTTTAAGAATTTCTTTCATAGATGTTTGAACATAAAAAGGATACAAGAAGTTCTGAAATATCAACGCACACCCAACTCAGGATGCTTACCTTTCACATCACGGTATTGATTCTTGATATAAATTATATCCTCTTCCATGTTGCCAGTTGGCTCAAACTCTTCAATGAATTTGACGAGTTTTTTACTGTAATCAAAGCCTACCAACACGATAGGTACCTTGGCTCTCCATGCAATTCTATAGAAACCTGTTTTCCATTCTTCCACATACGATCGTGTACCCTCTGGAGTGATCGTCAATACCAATGAGTCCCTAGACTCAAATTTCTCTACTACACTCCCTACCAGATCGACCTTCTTGTTTTTACGATCCACAGGTATTCCACCCGTATAGGTAAAGAACCACGCCAAGGGTTTGAATCTAAAAAATTCCTTTTTGATCAGGTAATTGGCTTTGAATCCACAAATTGTTCTAGAAACAACGCCCAAAACAAAGTCCCAGTTGCTGGTATGAGGGGCGATAATAAGGACACACTTTTTCAGCCCTGCTGACAGGTTACCGTCAATTCTCCAACCGATCAATTTGAATACAGCTATAAAAAGCAGTCGTGCCATGATACTTAAGATGCGTAAGCACCCATATCACTGAACTTCTCGATACGTTGACTGATTCTTCCCTCTACAGACACTTTACTGAGGGCTTTGATATCCTTCAAAATCTGCTTTTTCAATTCCAAAGCAGCGGCCTTCATGTCAGTATGCGCACCACCTAGTGGCTCCTTGATGATCCCATCGATCAACTTATGACCCATCATATCTGTAGCTGTGAGCTTTAATGCTTCTGCAGCTTGCTCCTTATATTCCCAACTTCTCCAAAGAATGGACGAACAAGATTCTGGAGAGATCACCGAATACCAGGTATTTTCCATCATGAGTACTCTGTCTCCGATACCGATACCAATCGCTCCACCAGATGCTCCCTCACCGATGATGATGCAAATCACTGGCACTTTGAGCATAAACATTTCTTTGATATTTCGAGCGATTGCTTCGCCTTGGCCTCTTTCTTCAGCTTCTAAACCTGGAAATGCACCTGGAGTATCAATCAAACAAACGATGGGCTTATTAAATTTTTCGGCCATTTTCATCAAGCGAAGTGCCTTTCTGTACCCTTCTGGATTGGCCATTCCAAAGTTACGCATTTGTCTTTGCTTGGTATTTCTACCCTTTTGTTGACCGATCAGCATCACGGATTGACCATCAATGGTACCAAACCCACCGACCATGGCTTTGTCATCCTTGACGTTGCGATCTCCGTGTATCTCGATGAAATCGTCCGTCAACTCATATATGTAGTCTAAAGTATAGGGTCTGTCTGGGTGTCTGGATAGCTGAACTCTTTGCCATCTCGTCAGGTTTTGAAAAGTTTCTATCTTCAACTCTTCTATTTTGGTTTGAAGCGATTTTACAGTTTTAGAAACATCCACATTACTGGTTTGAGCCAATTGAAGCATATCTTGCAACTTTTCTTCTAGGTCAGCAATAGGTTTTTCGAATTCTAATAGCATATCTCTTAACATGAATTGAGTTGCAAACCTAAAAAGAAAAATGAATTAGAGAGCCAAAAAAAGGAAAGAGATATTCCTCATTTGTCTGAGGAGGTAATATCAATAATACCAGAGAGAATGTCTTCTTCTTAGATGCTTTCGGAAGTTCATCACAAAAGCCAATACTACATAGACAATCAGAGGACTACCAAAGGTTAGAAATGATATATATATGAAGAAAAGACGAATACTAGACGAAGGTATTCTCAACTTCTCCCCTAGTCTATTACAAACACCAAAAGCATGTTTTTCCAAAAAATCTTGAAGTACCTTCATAGCGCTGCAAATTTAAGCTAAAAACATCTATTTATTTGTATTGTTTAATTTTAGGTTATATCTAATTTTTCCGTATTATTGCATTTCTTTCGAAGAAAAGTACAAAAAGTTATATCAATTTTCAAAAAAATAATTTTTCAAATGAGAAAATCGAATATTGTGATAGCCATCGTATTGGGCTTGACTGTATTTTCAGCATGTAGTTCGTTGAACAAAATGGTGAAACTTGCCGCATCGCAGCAAGTAGACATTGTTCCGAACCCGCTTGAATTGCACGGAGATTCCGTAAAGTATGACATGGCCGTAGTGTTGCCAGCTAAAATGCTGCCAGAAAAGTATGTTTATAAACTAACCGCCTTCTACAAATCTGGAGATACAGAAGTAGAAGCAGGAACCATGACTTTTGACGCTGCTGATTTCCCAGACAGCAAAACTACCACCTCAAGACAAACAGACACTTTTGCTTTCCTATATGACCCAGCTATGGGTAATGGAAACTTAGAAGTAATGGGTACAGCTGTAGATGAGAAAGGTGAAAACAAATCAACTCCACGAACTACTGTAGCTCAAGGTTTGATCACTACCTCTCAATTGGTTGAAGATGTTTACTTCCCAACTTACGCTGCTAGTGGCTACACCGATCAGGAAGAATTGGCTCCTACCAATGTAAGCATGTACTTCGACAGAGGTAGTGCAGTATTGAAAAGCTCAGAAACAGGTGGTAAAAAAGGAAAGGCATTTTCTGCTTTCATTGCAGATAAGAACGTAACTAAAACCGTGACTATCACAGGTACTCACTCTCCAGAAGGTCTAGAAACTGTCAACTCTAAGTTGTCTGAAAACAGAGCTGCTGCGATTGAAAAGTACTACAGAAGCCAAATGAAGAAGTATGACTACAAAGGTCTTGCTGACTCTGTCAAGTTCATTTTGAAGCCAATCGTAGAAGATTGGACTGAATTCAAAACTGCATTGGATGCTTACGAAGGTGTTTCTGCTGATCAAAAATCAGAAATTTTGAAAATCGTAAACGGAGCTGGAACTTTCGAGGACAAAGAGAAGGCTTTGCAAAAATTGGATTCTTACAGCGCTATCTTCAAGGATATCTATCCAAATTTGAGAGCTGCTAAAACTGAAGTATTGACTGTAGTTGAGAAAAAGACAAACGCAGAAATCGCAGTAATTGCTAAGCAGATTGCAGAACAAGATTCTACTGCTACTGATTCTCTATCTATCGGAGAGTT is part of the Reichenbachiella agarivorans genome and harbors:
- the fmt gene encoding methionyl-tRNA formyltransferase, producing MKIVFMGTPEFAVPSLQILVENGFDVVGVITAPDKPKGRGKKLQGTPVKDYAESVGLSILQPTNLKSAEFIEELKSLRADLQIVVAFRMLPEQVWDMPPKGTFNLHASLLPQYRGAAPINWAIINGEKETGATTFFLQHEIDTGNVIDQIKEPIHDEDSVGELYERLMHNGAKLVLSTVQQIVKGEVVTKPQMESAELKAAPKIHKETCEINWNQPSEQIRNFVRGLSPYPAAWTQWNDKNFKIYKVAHSTDAIDQSLYPGQIQTDGKNRLSVKTSNGFLDILEIQMEGKKRMGIQDLLRGYNFV
- a CDS encoding PspC domain-containing protein — translated: MKVLQDFLEKHAFGVCNRLGEKLRIPSSSIRLFFIYISFLTFGSPLIVYVVLAFVMNFRKHLRRRHSLWYY
- a CDS encoding dihydrofolate reductase; amino-acid sequence: MKIAMIAAMSTNRVIGINNDLPWHLPDDMKYFMETTKHHCVVMGRKNYESLPPKFRPLPDRTNLVVTRQSDYEAPGCELFKNIEATVDFAKQRGEELLFIIGGGQIYKQGINIADTIYLTEIDAVIEGGEVFFPELDSSWVEVSRQHHAADDRHKYSFDFVKYEKA
- a CDS encoding glutathione peroxidase — its product is MNSTTFYNFSADNIKGQSIDMSTYKGKPVLVVNTASKCGLTPQFEGLENLYQSYKDQGLVILGFPCNQFGQQEPGNANETEEFCQINYGVSFPMFAKVEVNGESAHPIFKYLKSNLGSIFGSKIKWNFTKFLIDQNGKPVKRFAPITKPEKIASAIKKLL
- a CDS encoding 1-acyl-sn-glycerol-3-phosphate acyltransferase, encoding MARLLFIAVFKLIGWRIDGNLSAGLKKCVLIIAPHTSNWDFVLGVVSRTICGFKANYLIKKEFFRFKPLAWFFTYTGGIPVDRKNKKVDLVGSVVEKFESRDSLVLTITPEGTRSYVEEWKTGFYRIAWRAKVPIVLVGFDYSKKLVKFIEEFEPTGNMEEDIIYIKNQYRDVKGKHPELGVR
- a CDS encoding fatty acid desaturase, giving the protein MEKKNGFYWSDEREPHFNRRKEILAKYPQVRDLFGIDKGLKFKTLALVVFQLVSAPFIAELAWYWYLPLAYLIGASVSHTLFLAIHEISHDLAFKSRVANNWLALVANIPILFPYAMTFRTYHLKHHWEQGDVKNDTDLPTDGERKVFQGFVGKLLWATNQILFYALRPMFVHPIKYEKWHKINVVFQLAVIAVYWYFVGTGAIVYLLISIFLAGSLHPLAGHFIAEHYVFKEGQETYSYYGPLNIFALNVGYHNEHHDFPNVPGTRLPEVKKTAPDFYDHLFTHKSWSKVIIQFIANPMITLGSRVRRQR
- a CDS encoding MarR family winged helix-turn-helix transcriptional regulator; amino-acid sequence: MRNQNDILWLENQLCFPLYAASRLTTKLYGPLLKTLDVTYPQYLVLLVLWEQNHQSVSAISKLLYLESNTLTPLLKRLEQKKLITRERSEADERTVIISLTNYGTALKKEALCIPSQLMANLQDHTTTEKEIKEFSNTLLKLLTVLDQKTSKLTI
- a CDS encoding acetyl-CoA carboxylase carboxyltransferase subunit alpha; the protein is MLLEFEKPIADLEEKLQDMLQLAQTSNVDVSKTVKSLQTKIEELKIETFQNLTRWQRVQLSRHPDRPYTLDYIYELTDDFIEIHGDRNVKDDKAMVGGFGTIDGQSVMLIGQQKGRNTKQRQMRNFGMANPEGYRKALRLMKMAEKFNKPIVCLIDTPGAFPGLEAEERGQGEAIARNIKEMFMLKVPVICIIIGEGASGGAIGIGIGDRVLMMENTWYSVISPESCSSILWRSWEYKEQAAEALKLTATDMMGHKLIDGIIKEPLGGAHTDMKAAALELKKQILKDIKALSKVSVEGRISQRIEKFSDMGAYAS
- the yidD gene encoding membrane protein insertion efficiency factor YidD, with product MKEILKKVAIIPILIYQYSISPLFPSSCRYSPTCSQYMKEAIMKHGVWKGMKLGFTRIGKCHPWGGSGYDPVP
- a CDS encoding rhamnogalacturonan acetylesterase; this encodes MKTNTFYSSGLLLILLVVFSGFFSMKKKPVSIYLIGDSTMADYTDNYDEGKDYYKTRYPITGWGQVFQEQFDGCDLSSFQALFKADSVIVKDHARGGRSTRTFFQEARWRKVYDQLEKGDLVLIQFGHNDAAQGKTERYVDIQGYQEFLRLYVSQTRAKGAIPIILTPVCRNYPWEMGHLQNVHGEYPQAAKDIALEMNTHLIDLNQLSMDAFSKKGEPYVTTNYFLNLAAGQYEAYPDGKSDNTHFQPEGAKAVATLVFEALKTLR
- a CDS encoding DUF2200 domain-containing protein — protein: MNTTDTHNQRMASMTFASVYPHYLTKVEKKGRTKEELDQVIEWLTGFHLQKINELIQEKVTFETFFQQATLHPNAHLITGMICGYRIEEIENPLTQKVRYLDKLVDELAKGRKMEKILRGL
- a CDS encoding SDR family oxidoreductase gives rise to the protein MRYFEGKNIWIVGASSGLGEGLATFLSDIDCTLILSSRRVEELERVKKHNEGKKASIEIAPLDLANPAQIDSCVQEVENRVGHIDILVQSGGISQRDTVLKTSMDVQRKIMEVNYFGAIHLSRAVLPKMVKRQSGLHVVVTSAVGIISTPFRSGYSASKHALHGFYDAMRAEHHQDNVKVTLLCPGYVHTNISYNALMGDGSQQQKLDNAQANGLSVAQFCKIATKAIAAEKEEVYIGGFKEVMGIYVKRFFPSLFSRIVRKIAVT